Proteins found in one Pirellulales bacterium genomic segment:
- a CDS encoding ABC transporter ATP-binding protein has protein sequence MHESTRNELAIQAIGLAKSYGGASAPVHALRGVTLTVRPGERVALLGKSGSGKSTLLNLLGGLDRPSSGALHVAGQDLTALADRPLAQFRSAAVGMIFQSFNLVMSRSALENVELPMIFAGQPAAARRTIARQALEAVGLGERLDHRPAQLSGGENQRVAIARALVNRPQILLADEPTGNLDSATAGEIVRLISTHLAEHRTTLVLVTHDEELAQNHAERIIRLKDGQLQES, from the coding sequence TTGCACGAATCGACACGCAACGAATTGGCCATCCAGGCGATAGGACTGGCGAAGTCTTACGGCGGCGCGTCCGCGCCGGTCCATGCCTTGCGCGGCGTCACGCTCACGGTTCGTCCGGGGGAACGCGTCGCACTGTTGGGCAAATCCGGCTCCGGCAAGTCGACGCTATTGAATCTACTCGGAGGTCTCGATCGCCCATCGTCGGGTGCGTTGCACGTCGCCGGGCAAGATCTCACCGCCCTGGCCGATCGCCCCTTGGCCCAGTTCCGTTCGGCCGCAGTGGGCATGATCTTTCAGTCGTTCAACCTGGTCATGTCGCGTTCCGCGCTTGAGAACGTCGAGCTGCCGATGATCTTTGCCGGCCAGCCCGCCGCCGCGCGCCGCACGATCGCCCGGCAGGCGCTCGAAGCGGTCGGCCTCGGCGAGCGGCTGGACCATCGCCCGGCGCAGCTGAGCGGTGGCGAAAACCAGCGCGTGGCGATCGCCCGCGCCCTGGTCAATCGGCCGCAAATCCTGCTCGCCGATGAGCCGACGGGAAATCTCGACAGCGCCACGGCGGGCGAAATCGTGAGGCTGATCTCCACGCACCTGGCAGAACATCGAACGACGCTGGTTCTGGTCACACACGACGAAGAACTCGCGCAAAACCATGCGGAACGCATCATCCGCCTGAAAGATGGTCAGCTCCAAGAGAGTTAG
- a CDS encoding ABC transporter permease, whose protein sequence is MTLPLAALAQQKSRTAMTTLGIVFGAFVLAASLSIGQGVQDTIQRESHRTDLLRKINVHPKWLTGDIDSVPEVIDVPGAMSNERRERLRTALRQSQARRQNGSPTIKLSREKLAELAALPHVELVLPVVHESCHALLADKSQPAMVAGARPSDDYLLKRIVAGHGFQTADEASAVVSELLLYRLGLLDEATIEGAIGKTLRLKMSTVHQSPDGFRLFLLKPDGSELSLAEKEIVDKIKDRLPESLDKLDLSPAETAVLRAALGSESKSVREPLSVDVTIVGVARDPDAEEQKTPWDPSRQTAEVILPYQFATDIDFRRPLRQQYGADQVVVIVDSEDHTLEVASAIKEQGFNTYAAAEFVRQQRLMYLLIFAGMTCVATVALLVAALGIANTMLMSVLERTREIGIMKAVGAASAQLQLIFLVEGALLGFVGGLLGLFLAWAASFPGDAWVRSRVSSQLKIDLTGSIFVFPAWLPLVVLAFVVTVTTLAAYYPARRAAKTDPVVALRHE, encoded by the coding sequence GTGACACTGCCTCTGGCCGCGCTCGCACAGCAGAAATCGCGGACCGCGATGACCACGCTGGGCATTGTATTCGGGGCGTTCGTCCTGGCGGCCAGCCTGTCGATCGGCCAGGGCGTGCAAGACACCATCCAGCGCGAGAGCCACCGCACTGACTTGCTGCGAAAGATCAACGTCCACCCCAAATGGCTGACCGGCGACATCGACAGTGTGCCGGAAGTGATCGATGTGCCGGGCGCGATGAGCAATGAGCGACGAGAGCGACTGCGCACGGCGCTCCGCCAGTCGCAAGCGCGCCGCCAGAACGGCTCACCCACGATCAAGCTGTCGCGCGAAAAGCTTGCCGAGCTGGCGGCACTCCCGCACGTCGAGTTGGTCCTGCCTGTGGTGCACGAGAGCTGCCACGCGCTGCTCGCTGACAAGTCGCAACCGGCCATGGTCGCGGGGGCACGTCCCAGCGACGACTATTTGTTGAAGCGGATCGTCGCCGGACACGGCTTTCAGACGGCTGATGAAGCGTCAGCCGTCGTCAGCGAATTGTTGCTCTACCGGCTGGGCCTGCTTGACGAAGCGACGATCGAAGGCGCGATCGGCAAGACGCTCCGTCTGAAGATGAGCACAGTGCATCAATCTCCCGACGGCTTTCGATTGTTCCTGCTCAAGCCCGATGGCAGCGAGTTGTCGCTCGCCGAGAAAGAGATCGTCGACAAGATCAAGGACCGGCTCCCGGAGTCGCTCGACAAGCTCGATCTGAGCCCTGCCGAGACGGCTGTCCTTCGCGCAGCGCTGGGTAGCGAGTCGAAGAGCGTCCGTGAGCCTCTCTCGGTCGACGTGACGATCGTCGGCGTCGCTCGCGATCCTGATGCCGAAGAACAAAAAACGCCCTGGGACCCGTCGCGTCAGACTGCGGAAGTGATTCTCCCCTACCAGTTCGCCACAGACATCGATTTTCGTCGGCCGCTGCGGCAACAATACGGTGCGGACCAGGTCGTCGTCATCGTGGATAGCGAAGATCACACACTCGAGGTGGCCAGCGCGATCAAAGAGCAAGGATTCAATACTTACGCCGCCGCGGAGTTCGTCCGGCAACAGCGCCTGATGTATTTGTTGATCTTCGCCGGCATGACCTGCGTCGCCACCGTGGCTCTGCTGGTGGCAGCCTTGGGAATCGCCAACACGATGTTGATGAGCGTGCTGGAACGAACACGTGAAATCGGCATCATGAAGGCCGTTGGCGCGGCAAGTGCCCAGCTGCAGCTTATTTTCCTCGTCGAAGGAGCTCTCCTGGGCTTCGTCGGCGGATTGCTCGGCTTGTTCTTGGCCTGGGCAGCGTCGTTTCCCGGCGATGCCTGGGTCCGCTCGCGAGTTTCCAGCCAGTTGAAGATCGACCTTACGGGCTCGATCTTCGTCTTTCCGGCGTGGCTACCGCTGGTCGTGCTCGCCTTCGTCGTCACGGTCACAACGCTGGCGGCATACTATCCGGCGCGGCGGGCGGCAAAGACTGATCCTGTGGTGGCCCTGCGGCACGAATAG